The Bacillus sp. Y1 genome has a window encoding:
- a CDS encoding UDP-N-acetylmuramoyl-L-alanyl-D-glutamate--2,6-diaminopimelate ligase, with protein sequence MKLHTLVNHLQPLVPFEGENPDILHIHNDNRKVTEGSLFICIKGFTVDGHDFAENAVKSGAVAVIAERPLQVHVPVVIVKDTKRAMAVIADAFYGQPSQKMKVVGITGTNGKTTTSHIIDHILKEAEKKTGLIGTMYTKIGEDVLETKNTTPESLTLQNIFHQMIEKQVDCAVMEVSSHALVEGRVHGTDFDVAVFTNLSQDHLDFHGSMEEYKRAKGLLFAQLGNKFTLNQPKYAVLNVDDEASEQYAHSTSAHILTYGIQHDADIKATNISMSAKGTTFLLVTPIGSSKVTIKLVGKFNVYNVLAAIGAAMALGIPLSVITDALSIMEGVAGRFELVDAGQNFTVIVDYSHTPDSLQNALETIKEFAVGKTHVVVGCGGDRDRTKRPLMARIACDYADDAIFTSDNPRSEDPFAILNEMETGVSGRKYKVIENRKQAIYEAINQAEKNDIILIAGKGHETYQQIGKDIHHFDDRLVAKDAILEKNKA encoded by the coding sequence ATGAAACTACATACACTGGTCAATCACCTTCAACCGCTTGTTCCTTTCGAGGGTGAAAATCCAGACATATTACACATACATAATGACAATCGTAAAGTAACAGAAGGTAGTTTATTTATTTGTATAAAAGGCTTTACTGTCGATGGTCATGATTTTGCAGAGAATGCGGTGAAGTCTGGTGCGGTAGCCGTTATAGCAGAAAGACCGTTACAAGTGCACGTACCTGTTGTAATTGTAAAAGATACAAAACGTGCAATGGCAGTTATAGCAGATGCTTTTTATGGACAGCCAAGTCAGAAAATGAAAGTTGTTGGAATCACCGGGACAAACGGAAAAACAACAACGAGTCATATTATTGACCATATTCTAAAAGAGGCAGAAAAGAAAACTGGGCTAATCGGGACCATGTATACGAAAATTGGTGAAGATGTTCTTGAAACAAAAAATACTACTCCTGAGAGCTTAACTTTACAGAACATCTTTCATCAAATGATTGAAAAGCAAGTTGATTGTGCGGTTATGGAGGTTTCCTCTCATGCGCTAGTGGAAGGGAGAGTTCATGGTACGGACTTCGATGTTGCTGTGTTTACAAATTTATCACAGGATCATTTAGATTTTCATGGTTCGATGGAGGAGTATAAGAGAGCAAAAGGTTTATTGTTTGCCCAGCTAGGGAATAAATTTACTCTTAATCAACCGAAATATGCTGTACTAAATGTCGATGATGAGGCTAGTGAGCAGTACGCACATTCCACTTCGGCACATATCCTAACATATGGCATTCAGCATGATGCAGATATTAAAGCAACTAATATTTCCATGTCAGCAAAAGGCACCACATTCTTATTAGTTACTCCAATCGGTTCCTCTAAGGTGACGATCAAACTTGTTGGGAAATTTAATGTATATAATGTACTCGCGGCTATAGGTGCAGCAATGGCACTAGGAATTCCATTATCTGTTATAACAGACGCTTTAAGCATCATGGAAGGTGTAGCAGGACGATTTGAACTTGTCGATGCAGGACAAAACTTTACTGTTATAGTAGATTACTCCCATACACCAGATAGTTTACAGAACGCACTTGAGACCATTAAAGAATTTGCTGTAGGGAAGACTCATGTGGTCGTTGGCTGCGGCGGGGACCGCGACCGTACAAAGAGACCATTGATGGCAAGAATCGCTTGTGATTATGCTGATGATGCCATTTTTACTTCTGATAATCCGAGAAGTGAGGACCCGTTTGCGATTCTAAATGAGATGGAAACAGGGGTTTCGGGAAGAAAATATAAAGTCATTGAAAATCGAAAGCAGGCGATTTACGAGGCGATTAATCAAGCCGAAAAAAATGATATTATCCTCATTGCTGGAAAAGGTCATGAAACATATCAGCAAATTGGCAAGGATATCCACCATTTTGACGACAGACTCGTTGCAAAGGATGCTATTTTAGAAAAAAATAAAGCGTAA
- the mraY gene encoding phospho-N-acetylmuramoyl-pentapeptide-transferase, whose protein sequence is MMEQVILFTILVGFLISVILSPILIPFLRRLKFGQSIREEGPKSHQKKSGTPTMGGTMILLSIVVTTIVMTSKYSELSVQTYLLLFVTIGFGLLGFLDDFIKVVMKRNLGLTSKQKLFGQIVISFIFYFILRQNEFSTTVSIPLTDISFDLGWLYVFFIIFWLVGFSNAVNLTDGLDGLVSGTAAIAFGAFAVLSWNQGAYDVAIFSLAVVGAVLGFLVFNAHPAKVFMGDTGSLALGGAIATIAILTKLEILLIIIGGIFVVETLSVILQVISFKTTGKRIFRMSPLHHHYELIGWSEWRVVVTFWTVGLICAVLGIYIEVWL, encoded by the coding sequence GTGATGGAGCAAGTTATATTATTCACCATATTAGTGGGATTTCTCATTTCGGTCATCCTATCCCCAATTTTGATTCCGTTTTTAAGAAGGTTGAAATTCGGACAAAGCATTAGAGAAGAAGGACCTAAATCGCATCAAAAGAAATCAGGTACTCCGACGATGGGCGGAACGATGATCTTATTATCTATCGTTGTTACGACTATTGTTATGACATCGAAGTATTCGGAGCTTTCCGTACAAACATATTTACTACTTTTTGTAACAATAGGGTTTGGTCTTTTAGGATTTTTAGATGACTTTATTAAAGTGGTCATGAAGAGGAATTTAGGATTAACTTCTAAGCAAAAGCTATTTGGACAAATCGTTATTTCGTTTATTTTTTATTTTATTTTAAGACAAAATGAATTCTCAACAACAGTCTCCATTCCACTAACAGACATTAGTTTTGACCTTGGTTGGCTGTATGTATTTTTTATCATTTTCTGGCTAGTCGGGTTTTCAAATGCGGTAAATTTAACAGACGGTTTAGATGGGCTAGTTTCGGGGACAGCAGCTATTGCTTTTGGAGCTTTTGCTGTACTGTCTTGGAACCAGGGGGCATATGATGTAGCCATTTTCTCTTTAGCAGTTGTTGGTGCTGTACTAGGATTTCTTGTCTTTAATGCCCATCCCGCTAAAGTGTTTATGGGAGATACGGGATCTCTTGCTTTAGGGGGAGCGATAGCTACTATTGCCATTTTAACTAAGCTAGAAATTCTGCTAATCATTATTGGAGGAATATTTGTAGTTGAAACATTGTCCGTGATTCTACAGGTGATTTCTTTTAAAACGACTGGTAAAAGGATATTCCGTATGAGTCCTTTGCATCATCATTATGAGTTAATTGGTTGGTCCGAATGGAGAGTAGTTGTCACGTTCTGGACAGTTGGGTTAATATGTGCAGTATTAGGAATCTATATCGAGGTGTGGTTGTAA
- the spoVE gene encoding stage V sporulation protein E — MPTKKATPDLILLIVTFTLLATGLIMVYSASAIWADYKFDDSFYFAKRQMLFAGVGIVAMFFIMNVDYWTWRTFAKMIIIICFVLLVLVLIPGIGNVRNGSRSWIGVGAFSIQPSEFMKLAMIAFLAKFLSENQKKITSFRKGLMPSLGLVFLAFGMIMLQPDLGTGTVMVGTSVVMIFIAGARIGHFVGLGLLGVIGFVGLVISAPYRIKRITSFLDPWEDPLGSGFQIIQSLYAIGPGGLFGLGLGQSRQKFFYLPEPQTDFIFAILAEELGFIGGSFVLLLFALLLWRGIRIALGAPDLFGSFLAVGIVAMVAIQVMINVGVVTGLMPVTGITLPFLSYGGSSLTLMLMAIGVLLNVSKHSKL; from the coding sequence TTGCCGACTAAAAAAGCTACTCCAGATCTGATATTATTGATTGTAACATTTACCCTTTTAGCGACCGGATTAATTATGGTTTATAGTGCGAGTGCCATTTGGGCTGACTATAAATTTGACGATTCCTTTTATTTTGCCAAACGACAAATGTTGTTTGCTGGGGTCGGAATTGTGGCCATGTTCTTCATTATGAATGTCGATTATTGGACGTGGCGAACTTTCGCAAAAATGATCATAATCATCTGTTTTGTCCTTCTTGTTCTTGTACTCATCCCAGGGATAGGAAATGTAAGAAACGGTTCCCGAAGCTGGATTGGGGTTGGTGCTTTTTCTATTCAGCCTTCAGAGTTTATGAAGCTCGCGATGATTGCGTTTTTAGCTAAGTTTCTTTCGGAAAATCAAAAAAAGATTACTTCTTTCAGAAAAGGTCTTATGCCATCTCTTGGCTTAGTATTTCTTGCATTCGGGATGATTATGCTACAACCAGACCTAGGAACTGGAACGGTGATGGTTGGAACGTCGGTTGTCATGATTTTTATCGCTGGTGCCAGAATTGGCCATTTTGTGGGCTTAGGATTGCTAGGGGTTATTGGGTTTGTTGGCCTAGTTATATCAGCCCCATACCGAATAAAGAGGATTACCTCCTTTTTAGATCCATGGGAGGACCCACTCGGCAGTGGTTTTCAAATCATTCAGTCTCTTTATGCGATTGGTCCAGGTGGATTATTCGGTTTAGGATTAGGACAAAGTAGACAAAAGTTCTTCTATCTACCTGAACCACAAACCGATTTTATCTTTGCCATCTTGGCTGAGGAATTGGGTTTCATTGGAGGGTCCTTTGTTTTACTTCTATTCGCTTTATTATTATGGCGTGGAATTCGAATTGCTTTAGGTGCTCCAGATTTATTTGGTAGTTTTTTGGCAGTTGGAATTGTTGCAATGGTCGCTATTCAAGTAATGATTAATGTGGGTGTGGTTACAGGACTGATGCCGGTTACTGGAATTACTCTTCCGTTTCTGAGCTATGGAGGTTCTTCCTTAACACTCATGCTTATGGCCATTGGGGTGCTACTAAACGTTAGTAAACACTCGAAATTATGA
- the murD gene encoding UDP-N-acetylmuramoyl-L-alanine--D-glutamate ligase, with product MRDIKDYVHKKVLVLGLAKSGVGAANLLHRLGAFVTVNDNKPLSENPEAQGLLEQGITVICGSHPVELLDEGFELIVKNPGIPYHNEMIQAAIEKGIPIITEVELAYQISEAPFIAITGTNGKTTTTTLIFEMLKAGNKSPLIAGNIGTVASEVAQEATSENTIVIELSSFQLMGITTFKPRIAVLTNLYDAHLDYHGTRGEYWSAKANITKYQTDEDYFIVNGDQESTFEIGQRSNAVCVPFSTKQFQPNGAYVLDGYLYFKEEKIIEIADIVLPGEHNLENILSAVAAAKLTNVSNEAIIEVLTTFTGVKHRLQYIGEIEGRKFYNDSKATNILATEKALTAFKTPIVLLAGGLDRGNGFDELIPFLHNVKTVVTFGQTAPKIEEAAQKAGIKTIVRVDNVEKAVPVAFTHSSSGDVILLSPACASWDQYKTFEVRGDIFINAVHKLK from the coding sequence TTGAGAGATATTAAAGATTATGTTCATAAAAAAGTACTTGTACTTGGTTTAGCGAAGAGTGGGGTCGGTGCAGCAAATTTGTTGCACCGTTTAGGTGCGTTTGTCACTGTGAATGATAATAAGCCATTATCTGAGAATCCTGAAGCTCAGGGGTTGCTTGAACAAGGGATCACAGTTATTTGTGGAAGTCATCCAGTCGAGCTTTTAGATGAAGGCTTTGAGCTTATCGTAAAGAACCCAGGTATTCCTTATCATAATGAAATGATCCAGGCGGCCATTGAAAAAGGAATTCCAATTATTACTGAAGTTGAGCTGGCGTATCAAATTTCTGAAGCTCCTTTTATTGCCATTACAGGTACGAATGGAAAAACAACAACTACCACTCTTATTTTTGAAATGTTAAAGGCAGGAAATAAGTCACCTTTAATTGCAGGGAACATTGGAACGGTTGCGTCAGAAGTGGCACAGGAAGCAACATCTGAAAATACGATTGTTATTGAACTATCATCGTTTCAGCTAATGGGAATTACAACATTTAAGCCGAGGATTGCTGTACTCACTAATCTGTATGATGCTCATTTAGACTATCATGGTACCAGAGGAGAGTATTGGAGTGCGAAAGCAAATATAACGAAGTACCAAACAGATGAAGATTACTTTATCGTTAATGGAGATCAAGAGAGCACATTCGAAATAGGCCAAAGAAGCAACGCGGTCTGTGTTCCTTTTTCTACAAAACAATTTCAACCAAATGGTGCCTATGTATTAGATGGTTATCTGTACTTTAAAGAAGAAAAGATTATTGAGATCGCTGATATTGTTTTACCCGGTGAGCATAACCTTGAAAATATCCTTTCAGCAGTAGCAGCTGCAAAGCTTACAAATGTTTCAAACGAAGCAATCATCGAGGTACTGACCACCTTTACTGGTGTTAAGCATCGTCTTCAATATATTGGAGAAATCGAAGGGCGTAAGTTTTATAATGATTCAAAAGCAACGAATATATTAGCGACAGAAAAAGCTTTAACTGCATTTAAAACACCTATTGTGTTACTTGCCGGAGGATTGGATCGTGGAAACGGGTTTGACGAGTTAATTCCATTCTTACACAATGTGAAAACCGTTGTCACGTTTGGACAAACGGCTCCTAAAATTGAGGAGGCAGCACAGAAGGCAGGAATAAAAACAATTGTCCGTGTCGATAATGTGGAAAAAGCCGTACCTGTTGCCTTTACACACTCAAGTTCAGGAGATGTGATCCTCTTATCACCTGCATGTGCTAGCTGGGATCAATACAAAACTTTTGAGGTTAGAGGAGACATTTTTATCAATGCGGTGCATAAGCTTAAGTAA